Proteins from a genomic interval of Rubinisphaera italica:
- a CDS encoding formylmethanofuran dehydrogenase subunit C, whose translation MITITPKKNLESFVELPSQLSELLINAEIDQILKIKIRNGRSERTFQELFDLHENTHPTIEAEVLFEGDFSKVHGIGRNWNEGKFHVLGNTGDCLGEQMTGGTLVVEGNTGDCTARGMSGGRLIIQANAGDHLGSFCPGSMKGMTGGEVFVQGSVGQFCGHRMRRGTIIIGESSGSRLGYEMLAGTIVCCGPIPDTVGLNMVRGTILILNPANLSAMSHLEEAVQYEPAVFRLLLKYLNLNKMLPTSIDPTTSHFTRYLGDMTMDKRGEVLIAS comes from the coding sequence ATGATTACAATCACCCCCAAAAAGAATTTGGAATCATTCGTTGAATTACCGAGTCAACTGAGTGAATTGCTGATCAATGCAGAAATTGATCAAATTCTGAAGATCAAAATTCGCAATGGTCGATCAGAACGAACTTTTCAGGAATTATTCGATCTGCACGAGAACACGCATCCCACCATCGAGGCAGAAGTTCTGTTTGAAGGGGACTTTTCAAAAGTCCACGGCATCGGTCGAAACTGGAATGAGGGAAAATTTCATGTTCTCGGAAATACAGGAGATTGCCTCGGGGAACAGATGACCGGTGGAACGCTCGTCGTCGAAGGCAATACGGGAGACTGCACTGCACGAGGCATGAGCGGAGGCCGATTGATTATTCAAGCAAACGCCGGAGATCATCTGGGCAGCTTTTGTCCGGGTTCCATGAAAGGCATGACCGGTGGGGAAGTGTTCGTGCAGGGTTCCGTCGGTCAATTTTGCGGACATCGGATGCGACGGGGGACGATTATTATTGGCGAGAGTTCCGGTTCTCGCCTCGGTTATGAAATGTTAGCGGGTACAATTGTCTGTTGTGGTCCTATACCAGATACCGTTGGTCTCAACATGGTTCGAGGAACTATTCTCATTTTGAATCCTGCCAACCTCAGCGCAATGTCGCACCTTGAAGAAGCTGTTCAATATGAACCGGCCGTCTTTCGTCTGCTACTGAAATATTTGAACTTGAACAAAATGTTGCCCACCAGTATCGATCCGACCACTTCTCATTTCACTCGCTATTTGGGTGATATGACGATGGATAAACGTGGTGAAGTATTGATTGCTTCATGA
- a CDS encoding peptidylprolyl isomerase, producing MIKSIVATTTAFCVCAAVFFSLSSVSQAADPQAPEQFYVKFETSAGEVLIECNRSWAPIGVDHFYKAVKGGYYNDARFFRVVPDFMVQFGISGDPNVTKKWDADVLKDDPVTQKNVRGTLTYATAGPNTRTTQLFINYGDNTFLDGQGFAPIGKVVSGMENVDNINSEYGESPKQPYIEQLGNRYLNEYFPKLDYIKNATIVEK from the coding sequence ATGATCAAATCAATCGTCGCGACCACAACAGCATTTTGTGTCTGTGCAGCTGTGTTTTTCAGCCTTTCCAGCGTTTCTCAAGCAGCCGACCCTCAGGCTCCTGAACAGTTTTATGTGAAGTTTGAGACCTCAGCAGGTGAAGTCTTAATCGAGTGCAATCGGTCCTGGGCACCCATCGGAGTTGATCATTTTTACAAAGCGGTCAAGGGTGGTTATTACAATGACGCTCGATTTTTCCGTGTGGTTCCCGATTTCATGGTCCAGTTTGGAATTAGTGGCGATCCCAATGTCACAAAAAAATGGGATGCTGATGTGCTGAAAGACGACCCCGTGACTCAAAAGAACGTTCGTGGAACTTTGACGTATGCGACCGCTGGTCCAAATACCCGCACGACTCAGTTGTTTATCAATTACGGAGACAACACGTTCCTGGACGGTCAGGGATTTGCTCCGATTGGAAAAGTTGTTTCCGGTATGGAGAACGTGGACAATATCAATTCTGAGTATGGTGAAAGTCCAAAACAACCTTACATCGAGCAATTGGGCAATCGTTACCTGAACGAATACTTCCCGAAACTCGATTACATCAAGAATGCCACAATTGTCGAAAAATAA
- a CDS encoding vWA domain-containing protein, which produces MLSREMHHDRFWTSPVAFVGSLCVHALLALLIVSNLNSCGQTGDFGTTEVYREVGITYDSPAEETSEESTEVTEQKPEKTELPVLPQSLSDVPQAEMTPLPEIPANALIGPGPAESLLPSSSEMAAISQQLPPPTDTKSGIPSTTKFFDIATRGRVLIYVIDCSGSMNRNNSFRHAKAELSASLERLDGSHKFHIIFYNDHVFEFLDRNGKPDVQWATAGNLARGRSFISEMDNSEGTAHLPALIKALSYSPEVIFFLTDAAEPAMTAKQLDEVRRVNKGQAAIHCIEFGIQPTDLKLPNFLQKLSSENGGTYRYRDTNEFR; this is translated from the coding sequence ATGCTGTCGCGTGAGATGCATCATGATCGGTTCTGGACGTCGCCGGTGGCGTTTGTGGGATCGCTGTGCGTGCATGCATTGCTGGCTTTATTGATTGTGAGCAATCTAAACAGCTGCGGTCAGACGGGAGATTTTGGAACGACCGAAGTCTATCGTGAGGTTGGGATTACTTATGATTCTCCAGCCGAGGAAACTTCAGAAGAGAGCACTGAAGTCACTGAACAAAAACCTGAGAAAACAGAATTGCCGGTGTTGCCTCAAAGCTTGTCAGATGTCCCTCAAGCGGAAATGACACCTCTGCCTGAAATCCCGGCGAATGCGTTAATTGGACCAGGACCAGCGGAATCATTGCTGCCGTCATCGAGTGAGATGGCAGCAATTTCGCAGCAACTTCCACCGCCAACAGATACCAAGTCAGGCATTCCGAGTACGACGAAATTCTTCGATATCGCAACTCGCGGCCGTGTACTCATTTACGTGATTGATTGTTCAGGAAGCATGAATCGGAATAATTCATTCCGCCATGCCAAAGCCGAACTGTCAGCCAGTCTTGAGCGACTGGATGGTTCGCACAAGTTTCACATTATTTTTTATAACGATCATGTCTTTGAATTCCTTGACAGGAATGGAAAGCCAGACGTTCAATGGGCGACTGCCGGAAATCTGGCTCGGGGACGCAGTTTCATTTCTGAAATGGATAACAGCGAAGGAACGGCTCACCTGCCTGCCCTGATCAAAGCACTTTCCTATTCGCCGGAGGTCATCTTTTTCCTGACCGATGCAGCCGAGCCTGCCATGACGGCGAAACAACTCGATGAAGTTCGGCGAGTCAACAAGGGCCAGGCCGCGATTCATTGCATTGAATTTGGAATTCAACCAACAGATTTGAAACTGCCCAACTTTTTACAGAAACTCTCCAGCGAGAATGGCGGAACTTATCGTTATCGAGATACGAACGAGTTTCGATGA
- the lspA gene encoding signal peptidase II: MRLLIGVILLVIMDQASKVWARYALLDSPPRFYLVDTIRLVYAENTGAFLSIGAEAPIALRFAMMVGLNTILLVGICIYLYRARSISTWEQASFALVLAGGLGNLLDRVFRQGVVIDFLNIGIGSMRTGIFNLADVMITLGILMLGWAWCRVESEEKLDSTHVDKNEKSATSKLIPGLIIAMTIPLTASQCCAIETVVYKTRRTNGQVVLNGQIIEYNHKELVFRVQFPDTVKTLSANDIVAYAPERNQAHQEAIRSLNELRYAEAFSQFESAQSQEKRAWLQREILAGQIEVLINQQNWLRATQKYLTLLNSDPLSRHQELIPLHWNDEELTSEEKVWAVSVLQSDKSIERLIGASWLVDSPEYGARAESVLREMMTNPVPLIRYLTKTQLWRRELITDDITDGDLERWERQLLDLKEEYRCGPMFVLGMGYERIVQKELAAAHYLWLTMMDVTNVPLARLATLRAADLLEEVGQISQAVQLRAETEARFTRQDK; the protein is encoded by the coding sequence ATGCGATTGCTGATCGGTGTGATACTGCTGGTGATTATGGATCAGGCTTCCAAAGTGTGGGCCAGATACGCATTGCTCGATAGCCCACCGCGGTTCTACCTGGTGGATACGATTCGATTGGTTTATGCTGAAAATACAGGAGCATTCCTGAGCATAGGAGCCGAGGCCCCTATTGCTTTGCGATTTGCCATGATGGTTGGTCTCAATACAATTCTGCTTGTCGGGATCTGTATTTATCTTTACCGGGCCCGATCAATTTCTACGTGGGAACAAGCTTCATTTGCACTTGTCCTGGCCGGTGGTCTGGGGAATTTACTGGATCGAGTGTTTCGCCAGGGAGTCGTCATTGATTTCCTGAATATAGGGATCGGCTCCATGCGAACAGGGATTTTCAATCTGGCCGATGTGATGATTACTCTAGGAATATTGATGTTGGGATGGGCGTGGTGCCGAGTTGAATCTGAGGAAAAATTAGATTCAACTCATGTTGATAAAAACGAAAAGTCCGCGACATCGAAATTAATTCCAGGGCTCATAATCGCGATGACAATCCCGTTGACAGCCAGTCAATGCTGTGCGATAGAAACGGTCGTCTATAAAACCCGTCGCACAAATGGACAGGTTGTATTGAATGGGCAGATCATTGAATACAATCACAAAGAGCTTGTTTTTCGGGTGCAATTCCCAGATACCGTCAAGACGTTATCCGCTAATGACATTGTCGCCTATGCTCCAGAACGGAATCAGGCTCACCAGGAAGCGATTCGATCACTGAATGAACTGCGATATGCCGAGGCATTCAGCCAATTTGAATCCGCTCAATCTCAGGAAAAACGTGCCTGGCTCCAGCGGGAAATTCTAGCTGGTCAAATCGAGGTGCTGATCAATCAGCAGAACTGGCTTCGGGCGACTCAGAAGTATCTGACTTTGCTCAATAGCGATCCTTTATCTCGGCATCAGGAGTTGATTCCTCTGCACTGGAATGATGAGGAGTTGACAAGTGAGGAAAAGGTCTGGGCGGTCAGCGTTTTGCAGTCTGACAAATCGATCGAACGCCTCATTGGTGCCAGTTGGCTGGTCGATAGTCCCGAATATGGAGCCAGAGCAGAGTCTGTCCTGCGTGAAATGATGACAAATCCCGTTCCACTGATTCGGTATCTCACCAAAACACAATTGTGGCGTCGAGAATTGATCACCGATGATATCACCGATGGCGACCTGGAACGCTGGGAACGCCAATTGCTGGATTTGAAGGAGGAATATCGATGTGGTCCGATGTTTGTGTTGGGAATGGGTTACGAGCGAATTGTGCAGAAAGAGCTTGCAGCCGCTCACTATCTCTGGTTAACAATGATGGATGTCACAAATGTCCCTCTGGCTCGTCTGGCCACACTAAGAGCAGCCGATTTGCTGGAAGAAGTCGGGCAAATATCGCAGGCCGTTCAGTTGCGGGCTGAAACAGAGGCACGCTTCACCCGACAAGACAAATAA
- a CDS encoding ArnT family glycosyltransferase: MTTTLRHHLILLLTCGCVFFLNLGAARLFDEDEPKNAECGREMYERSDWVVPTFNYELRTDKPIMLYWLMLSSFNLLGVSELSARLPSAIMATITVLTVYQIGWRFFGQAVAFWSSIILSSTMMYVVSGRISTPDATLIAFITLSIFAYIRLQPVGEKGWSHPENAAWPKGYLPANFSGYVLLYALMGLAVLTKGPVGFLLPCSVIGLFLMCRGPAPHTPQDLSWNRPLQSANELVNYLAAFIAPSRFFPALWAMRPFTILLVVGLVALPWYVTVGWMTNGAWLEGFLGGHNIGRFSSAMEGHSGPIFYYVIAILMGFFPWSVFLPVTLYLAASQRHRFEKDNQGLLFLLCWAGVYVGFFSIAQTKLPNYVLPCYPPLALMMGWTLVRWQEGRLTLPNWSFTWGARSLIVSGVALIVAFPIVSQLLLPGYWAVGLVGCLPIAAGCWMLTQNQLMNRKQILKGIGVCSIAFVSAVFAGVTPWISQAQESSQLGLSASRLSESSVPFATYQYFAPNLPFYAERPVLRHHSSEEVAQFWKEHPEGVLCVRDQELSQLDDVMPKDVVVVEKIDRFLRPHQILLLKRQTALPRTAAQPTSETLIR, translated from the coding sequence ATGACGACGACTCTTCGCCATCACCTGATCCTGTTATTGACTTGCGGCTGCGTCTTCTTCCTGAATCTGGGAGCGGCTCGCCTGTTCGATGAAGATGAACCCAAAAATGCCGAATGCGGCCGGGAAATGTACGAACGGTCGGACTGGGTGGTGCCCACGTTCAATTATGAGCTGCGTACCGATAAGCCCATTATGCTGTACTGGCTGATGCTTTCCTCGTTCAATCTACTTGGAGTCAGCGAGTTATCCGCACGACTTCCATCGGCCATCATGGCGACGATTACTGTGTTGACGGTCTATCAAATTGGCTGGCGATTCTTTGGTCAGGCGGTTGCATTCTGGTCGAGTATCATCCTGTCCTCAACGATGATGTATGTCGTGAGCGGGCGTATCTCCACACCCGATGCCACGTTGATTGCATTCATTACGCTTTCCATCTTTGCTTATATTCGTTTGCAACCGGTCGGAGAAAAAGGCTGGTCTCATCCTGAGAATGCAGCTTGGCCAAAAGGCTATCTGCCAGCGAACTTTTCAGGTTATGTATTGTTGTATGCGTTGATGGGATTAGCTGTTCTGACCAAAGGGCCAGTCGGCTTTCTGCTCCCCTGCTCTGTGATTGGGTTATTTTTGATGTGCCGTGGCCCGGCTCCTCACACTCCACAGGATTTATCCTGGAATAGGCCGCTCCAGTCTGCGAATGAACTCGTGAACTATCTTGCGGCCTTCATCGCTCCTTCCCGATTCTTTCCAGCATTGTGGGCAATGCGTCCCTTCACCATTTTACTGGTCGTCGGTCTGGTCGCCTTGCCGTGGTACGTTACCGTCGGTTGGATGACCAATGGAGCCTGGCTCGAAGGTTTTTTAGGTGGTCACAATATCGGACGATTTTCATCTGCGATGGAAGGTCACAGTGGCCCAATCTTCTATTATGTGATCGCTATTCTGATGGGTTTTTTCCCGTGGTCGGTCTTTTTACCAGTTACGCTCTACCTGGCTGCTTCACAGAGGCATCGATTTGAAAAGGACAATCAGGGACTTTTATTTCTGCTCTGCTGGGCTGGAGTGTATGTCGGCTTCTTCTCGATTGCTCAAACGAAACTCCCGAATTATGTCCTCCCCTGCTATCCCCCACTCGCTTTGATGATGGGCTGGACGCTCGTCCGCTGGCAGGAAGGTCGTCTCACCTTGCCGAACTGGTCCTTTACCTGGGGGGCTCGGTCGTTAATCGTCAGCGGCGTGGCATTAATCGTTGCTTTTCCGATCGTTTCTCAATTGTTATTGCCGGGTTACTGGGCCGTTGGTTTGGTCGGTTGCCTGCCGATTGCAGCCGGTTGCTGGATGCTGACACAAAATCAGCTGATGAATCGCAAGCAGATTCTGAAAGGAATCGGAGTTTGTTCGATTGCCTTTGTCTCGGCTGTCTTTGCAGGCGTCACCCCATGGATCAGCCAGGCTCAGGAAAGCAGTCAACTTGGGTTGAGTGCGAGCCGATTGAGTGAATCTTCAGTTCCGTTTGCGACTTATCAATATTTCGCACCGAATCTCCCATTTTATGCCGAAAGGCCGGTCCTGAGACATCATTCCAGTGAAGAAGTCGCTCAGTTCTGGAAAGAGCATCCTGAAGGCGTTCTCTGTGTGCGGGATCAGGAATTGAGTCAGCTGGATGATGTGATGCCTAAAGATGTTGTGGTCGTGGAAAAAATCGATCGGTTTTTGCGTCCCCATCAGATCCTGCTACTCAAACGCCAGACCGCTCTTCCTCGAACAGCTGCTCAACCCACTTCTGAAACTTTGATCCGATAA
- a CDS encoding ribose-phosphate diphosphokinase, whose protein sequence is MIHHEHSGPRPMPFQAPQGDLAVLAGSANQELSKAIARSLGLRLTPAETHTFSDGNVFVRVLENVRGRDCFIIQGVHHPVNDNFMELLFWIDALKRASAQSVTAVIPYFSYAKGDKKDEPRVSIRARVCADAIEEAGADRCLMMDLHSPQIQGFFQIPVDHLYGRYVLAEHISSMGIDNLVICSPDVGFAKGASAFAKLLGVPVVIGNKERTDHTEQAEVLEIIGDVKGKNVVIVDDFTISGGTLISMAELLKARGANDIYAAVSHAALTESAGPKITASPITKLFTTDTIEPLPKKSCEKLQIVSVAEVFAAAIRSVHDRTSVSMLFPENPKQK, encoded by the coding sequence ATGATTCATCACGAGCATTCGGGGCCTCGCCCCATGCCATTTCAGGCTCCTCAGGGCGATCTTGCAGTCCTGGCAGGATCGGCGAATCAGGAATTGTCCAAGGCGATCGCCCGTTCACTCGGATTGCGATTGACGCCCGCAGAAACACATACGTTCAGTGATGGCAATGTGTTTGTGCGAGTGCTTGAAAACGTCCGCGGTCGGGATTGCTTCATCATTCAGGGTGTGCATCATCCTGTTAATGATAATTTCATGGAGTTGCTGTTCTGGATCGACGCTCTCAAGCGTGCCAGTGCACAAAGTGTGACGGCTGTCATCCCCTACTTCAGCTATGCGAAGGGGGATAAAAAGGACGAGCCTCGTGTTTCCATCCGCGCTCGTGTTTGTGCTGATGCCATCGAGGAAGCTGGTGCAGATCGATGCTTGATGATGGATCTGCACAGTCCGCAGATTCAAGGCTTCTTTCAGATTCCGGTCGATCATCTGTATGGACGTTATGTGTTGGCTGAACACATCAGTTCCATGGGGATTGATAACCTTGTGATCTGCAGTCCGGATGTTGGCTTCGCCAAAGGAGCCTCAGCTTTTGCCAAATTACTGGGCGTCCCCGTAGTCATCGGAAATAAAGAGCGGACTGATCATACAGAGCAGGCAGAAGTTCTTGAAATTATCGGAGATGTGAAAGGTAAGAATGTTGTCATTGTAGATGACTTCACGATTTCCGGTGGAACTCTAATTTCGATGGCGGAGTTGCTGAAAGCTCGAGGAGCCAATGATATTTATGCAGCTGTTTCACACGCGGCTCTCACCGAAAGTGCAGGCCCGAAAATTACAGCCAGTCCAATTACCAAGCTTTTCACAACCGATACGATTGAGCCGTTACCTAAAAAGTCGTGCGAGAAACTTCAAATTGTGAGTGTCGCCGAAGTCTTCGCAGCTGCAATTCGTTCGGTGCACGATCGAACCAGTGTGAGTATGCTGTTCCCAGAGAATCCTAAGCAGAAGTAA
- a CDS encoding glycosyltransferase family 4 protein encodes MHIAFVTAGGAGMFCGSCMQDNAIARALMQLDCEVSLIPTYTPIRVDQENMSHTPVYLGGINLYLDNSIGFWKHLPRPLVSWLDHPRVIKWATSFGIKNDGADLGPMTISMLNGDTGPMQREYQVFVDHLIDDLKPDVILFTNALLSGVMPLLTKRYSKPIFCLLQGDDLFLNQLPDQYRQTAIDSIRRNSEQFAGFITHTRVYADLMSEFLGIDRGRFLQIPLSVDVDAHEVQDLATSANTLPRIGYFARIAPEKGLLELVQATHHLHEDGIDFELHVGGYLGPQHRSYFKRIQSEAKFLGDRFQYIGSPAQHSEKMDFLRQLHLLSVPANYEEPKGLYLLEAMAAGIPVVQPRRGSFPELIESTGGGLMYEPCNSRDHANSLRQLLENPELHLHHRNSGLEGVNARHTSKEAAKAMLKICRDAAEKV; translated from the coding sequence ATGCACATTGCGTTTGTGACAGCGGGGGGAGCGGGAATGTTTTGCGGATCCTGCATGCAGGATAACGCAATTGCTCGTGCGCTGATGCAACTCGATTGTGAAGTCTCGCTGATTCCGACTTATACCCCCATCCGCGTCGATCAGGAAAATATGTCGCATACGCCTGTCTATCTGGGGGGGATCAATTTATATCTCGATAACAGTATCGGTTTCTGGAAGCATTTGCCGCGACCTCTTGTCTCGTGGCTCGATCATCCTCGCGTCATCAAATGGGCCACTTCGTTTGGAATTAAAAACGACGGAGCTGATTTGGGCCCGATGACCATTTCCATGCTCAATGGAGATACTGGTCCGATGCAGCGGGAGTATCAGGTTTTTGTGGATCATCTTATAGATGACCTTAAGCCGGATGTGATCCTGTTTACAAATGCTTTATTGAGTGGTGTGATGCCATTGCTGACTAAGCGATATTCCAAACCAATTTTCTGTCTGCTGCAGGGGGATGATCTGTTTCTGAATCAATTGCCTGATCAGTACCGGCAAACCGCCATCGATTCAATTCGCAGAAACAGTGAACAATTTGCAGGTTTTATCACGCATACTCGTGTGTATGCCGATTTGATGTCTGAATTTCTGGGAATCGATCGAGGGCGTTTTCTGCAAATCCCTCTCTCTGTTGATGTCGATGCTCATGAAGTGCAGGATCTTGCCACTTCCGCCAACACGCTTCCACGAATCGGTTACTTTGCCAGAATTGCTCCCGAAAAAGGATTGCTCGAACTCGTTCAGGCAACTCACCATTTGCATGAAGATGGCATCGATTTTGAATTGCATGTCGGCGGCTATCTCGGTCCACAACATCGCTCGTACTTCAAAAGGATTCAGTCAGAAGCAAAATTTCTGGGAGATCGATTTCAATATATCGGAAGTCCTGCTCAGCATTCTGAGAAGATGGATTTCCTGAGACAGCTCCATCTGTTGAGTGTCCCTGCGAATTACGAGGAGCCAAAGGGACTATATTTGCTGGAAGCGATGGCGGCTGGGATTCCTGTCGTCCAGCCACGACGGGGAAGTTTCCCGGAATTGATTGAATCGACTGGCGGAGGATTGATGTATGAGCCCTGCAACTCCCGTGACCATGCGAACTCTCTACGACAGTTGCTTGAAAATCCAGAACTGCATTTGCACCATCGTAATTCTGGATTGGAAGGTGTGAATGCCCGCCACACATCAAAAGAGGCGGCTAAAGCAATGTTGAAGATTTGTCGAGATGCTGCCGAAAAAGTATGA
- a CDS encoding c-type cytochrome domain-containing protein, with protein sequence MTSKYFAHYLVFNTLLLIFTSGQLLQAADETHPDYLRDVQPLLNKYCSGCHSEADREADFSTETYQSLHAGLKEKPVLLAGDSENSLLIRLIEKRAEPSMPPEDEPQPTAEEIAVLRSWIESGAAGPEGKQPDRLMLNVPEIPAYQNMQPITALATSPAGELAVGRFGEVLILPAPATVSETKRQISLESPRLTLKEVPGKINSLSFSQDGTQLVVASGVTGRGGWVAIYETGSGNQLHLYEGHYDTVFDAQLSPDGSTLATSSYDKSIILWETATGKQLHVLSGHNGSVYDVAFNPDGQLLISGSADDTCKVWRVADGMRLDTLGQPLKEVYACQFSPTGDRMAAVGADKKLRIWKTVSHNQPKINPQLFARFAHEATVSNLLWTADGQHLLTFSEDGVIKLWDANSFQEIYVWEKDSRETGATACLSADQKSFFTGRLDGTIMTYRIPEIELTSLPGNQIDHAADPIIPETKEQTKLTETEPNQTPDQAISVQIPASISGTISGRNELQTDFDLYRIHCQAGEDWVIETNTARSKSPLDSFVEVLDAKGDKLLHVNLQAVRESYFTFRGKNSDQFNDFRIFNWTEMKLNEYLYSNGEVAKLYHYPRGADSGFNMYPGGGNRWGYFDTTPLSHALNEPCYIVEPIAPDEKVIPNGLPVFPVYYENDDSSQRDLGSDSRLFFTAPAEGDYLVKISDVRNYEGPDFKYQLEIRPRQPDFQPRLQSDTLTLHPGSRQEFQVRVNRKDNYMGPVTFKFENLPEGIAVTTPLIVEEGQIEALGVISVAENTEIDPDWAAAVKITAEADILGEVRTHEVNGFKEWKNGGAPKLTLEIVPSPRSPQPISKPDDETLEFEVSPGETIQLKVIANRNGHKGPISFGNEDSGRNLPYGVYVDNIGLNGLLITDENTEREFFITCDPAAKPQSRLFHLRTTAAGGQATQPVRIHVLEK encoded by the coding sequence ATGACATCAAAATATTTCGCACACTACTTGGTATTCAACACATTGCTGTTAATTTTCACGTCGGGACAACTTCTTCAGGCAGCCGACGAAACTCACCCCGACTATCTGCGCGATGTCCAGCCACTGCTCAACAAATACTGCTCAGGCTGTCACAGCGAAGCGGATCGGGAAGCCGACTTTTCCACGGAAACTTATCAGTCTCTACATGCAGGTTTGAAAGAGAAACCTGTGCTGTTAGCTGGTGATTCCGAAAACAGTCTGCTGATTCGACTCATCGAAAAGCGAGCCGAACCTTCCATGCCTCCAGAAGATGAACCACAGCCGACTGCTGAAGAAATTGCAGTGTTGAGGAGTTGGATTGAATCGGGAGCAGCAGGACCAGAAGGCAAACAACCCGATCGTTTGATGCTGAATGTTCCGGAGATCCCCGCTTATCAGAACATGCAGCCCATCACGGCTCTGGCAACATCTCCCGCTGGAGAGTTAGCTGTTGGTCGGTTCGGCGAAGTGCTGATCCTGCCGGCCCCTGCAACAGTTTCTGAGACCAAGAGACAAATTTCACTGGAATCACCTCGTCTCACGCTGAAAGAGGTCCCCGGCAAAATTAATTCTCTATCGTTCTCACAGGATGGAACTCAGCTGGTTGTCGCTTCGGGAGTGACTGGCCGGGGAGGGTGGGTTGCGATCTATGAAACAGGTTCAGGAAATCAACTGCATTTGTATGAAGGACATTACGACACGGTTTTCGATGCTCAGCTTTCTCCCGATGGATCAACTCTTGCAACCAGTAGTTACGACAAGTCAATCATCCTGTGGGAGACCGCAACCGGAAAGCAGCTTCATGTCCTCTCAGGCCATAATGGTTCCGTGTATGATGTCGCGTTCAACCCGGATGGTCAGCTGCTGATCTCCGGCAGTGCAGATGATACCTGCAAAGTCTGGCGCGTAGCCGACGGAATGCGGCTCGATACGCTTGGGCAACCGCTCAAGGAAGTTTACGCCTGTCAGTTTTCTCCAACTGGAGATCGCATGGCGGCTGTCGGAGCCGATAAGAAATTAAGGATCTGGAAAACGGTTTCCCACAATCAACCGAAAATCAATCCTCAACTGTTTGCCCGTTTTGCCCATGAAGCAACCGTCTCCAATTTATTGTGGACGGCTGATGGTCAGCATCTGTTGACGTTCTCGGAAGATGGAGTCATCAAACTTTGGGACGCAAATTCCTTCCAGGAAATTTATGTCTGGGAAAAAGACAGTCGAGAAACCGGAGCAACGGCATGCCTCTCAGCGGATCAGAAATCGTTCTTTACCGGCAGGCTCGATGGCACAATCATGACTTATCGAATTCCAGAAATCGAATTGACTTCTCTGCCGGGCAATCAGATCGATCACGCGGCTGACCCCATCATTCCTGAAACTAAGGAACAGACCAAGCTGACGGAAACCGAACCGAACCAGACACCCGATCAAGCCATTTCTGTGCAGATTCCAGCCAGCATCAGTGGCACGATCTCAGGTCGCAATGAATTGCAGACGGATTTTGATCTCTACCGAATTCATTGTCAGGCAGGCGAAGACTGGGTGATCGAAACGAACACGGCTCGCTCAAAATCACCGCTCGACTCCTTTGTTGAAGTTCTGGATGCAAAAGGTGATAAACTGCTACATGTGAACCTTCAGGCAGTGAGGGAATCTTACTTTACTTTCCGAGGCAAAAATTCCGATCAGTTCAACGATTTCCGTATCTTCAACTGGACGGAAATGAAGCTCAACGAGTATCTCTATTCCAATGGAGAAGTTGCAAAACTGTATCATTATCCACGTGGGGCGGATTCTGGATTTAATATGTATCCTGGAGGCGGCAATCGCTGGGGTTACTTCGATACAACCCCGCTTTCTCACGCCTTAAATGAACCCTGCTATATCGTCGAACCAATCGCTCCTGATGAAAAAGTCATTCCCAATGGATTGCCTGTCTTCCCCGTTTATTATGAGAATGATGATTCAAGTCAGCGGGACCTCGGCAGCGATTCCCGCTTATTCTTCACTGCTCCTGCTGAGGGCGATTATCTGGTGAAAATCTCAGATGTCCGCAACTACGAAGGGCCAGATTTCAAATATCAACTGGAGATCCGCCCGCGACAGCCAGATTTTCAACCGCGTCTGCAGTCCGATACATTAACTCTTCATCCCGGCAGCAGACAGGAATTTCAGGTGCGGGTGAATCGCAAAGACAATTACATGGGGCCTGTGACCTTCAAGTTTGAAAATCTGCCAGAGGGAATCGCAGTCACGACACCATTGATTGTTGAAGAAGGACAGATTGAAGCGTTGGGAGTGATCTCAGTTGCCGAGAATACGGAAATTGATCCTGATTGGGCGGCAGCCGTCAAGATTACAGCTGAAGCGGACATCCTTGGAGAAGTTCGCACTCACGAAGTCAACGGCTTCAAAGAGTGGAAAAATGGAGGTGCACCCAAACTAACTTTGGAGATTGTTCCTTCACCACGCAGCCCGCAACCCATATCTAAACCGGATGATGAAACCCTGGAATTCGAAGTTTCTCCGGGAGAAACCATCCAACTCAAAGTCATCGCCAATCGCAACGGACACAAAGGACCGATTTCCTTCGGCAATGAAGATTCCGGCCGGAATTTACCTTACGGAGTTTACGTTGATAACATCGGCTTGAACGGGTTACTGATTACCGATGAAAACACCGAACGCGAATTCTTTATCACCTGCGATCCAGCTGCGAAACCGCAGTCGCGGCTATTCCATCTAAGAACGACTGCAGCTGGAGGCCAGGCGACTCAACCTGTGCGGATTCATGTGCTTGAGAAATAG